A single Cryptococcus deuterogattii R265 chromosome 2, complete sequence DNA region contains:
- a CDS encoding monoamine oxidase: protein MVTSVVSSVNDSFDGLTIAPEADVVIIGAGLAGLCAARSLHEAGKRVVVLEARGRVGGKTLTVTSKSGGRVDVGGAWVNEHTQPEVCKLNKEAGNILFKQRVLGTTCWELSEDRQLRYYDDGGVGDNSPIPLEGEELEDYNRIFKELDRLSRTVNLENPNSTPDAVEYDSITVANWLNQMDAGQISRQALTPLVRALVGAEMHETPLFYFLHYAKTAKGFFDLIAADETGGQFQRTRYGNQTMSTWIQNHVLPPGAVKLNAAAHQIIQSPDGESVRVITRDGRQFTGRRVICAIPTPLYPNIVWQPSLPVDKTLLVQRSFLGTYTKVVLLYEKAWWLEAGFSGFALSSEWPLSLVFDTCDGWYGSDDPSLRPRQHSLSCFVVAANGVAFSELSRDRREQVVKQQVARMIGSPELVNNTIEVLEFQWIKEEFSQGAPCPVTATGAFTLYGDSLARPHGLVHFAGSELSDVWKGYMEGAIISGRNTAKEVLEFL, encoded by the exons atggTTACATCCGTAGTTAGCTCAGTTAATGATAGCTTTGACGGTCTCACTATCGCGCCCGAAGCCGACGTTGTCATCATCGGTGCAGGTCTTGCAGGTCTTTGCGCTGCACGTTCACTTCATGAGGCCGGGAAGCGAGTAGTCGTACTCGAAGCCAGAGGCCGA GTTGGTGGTAAGACTCTTACTGTGACAAGCAAGTCTGGAGGTCGTGTGGACGTCGGCGGCGCATGGGTTAACGA GCATACCCAGCCAGAGGTCTGCAAGCTCAATAAGGAGGCAGGGAACATTCTCTTCAAACAGCGCGTGCTAGGTACCACATGCTGGGAGTTATCAGAGGACCGACAACTTCGTTACTACGATG atggtggtgttggtgaCAACTCTCCTATCCCtcttgaaggtgaagaacTCGAAGACTACAATCGAATTTTCAAGGAGCTCGACCGCTTGTCGCGAACTGTCAACCTCGAGAACCCCAATAGCACCCCTGACGCTGTCGAATATGACTCTATCACTGTTGCCAACTGGCTTAATCAAATGGATGCGGGCCAAATCAGCCGACAAGCTCTTACACCTCTTGTCCGAGCTTTGGTTGGCGCTGAGATGCATGAGACCCCtctcttctacttcttGCACTACGCTAAGACTGCCA AGGGGTTCTTTGATTTGATTGCCGCAGATGAGACTGGCGGTCAATTTCAACGTACTCGTTACGGAAACCAGACCATGTCAACTTGGATCCAGAACCACGTCCTTCCTCCAGGAGCAGTCAAGCTCAACGCCGCCGCTCATCAGATCATCCAAAGTCCCGATGGAGAGTCTGTTCGAGTCATTACTCGTGATGGTCGTCAGTTCACTGGTCGACGTGTGATTTGTGCTATTCCTACACCATTGTACCCCAACATTGTCTGGCAGCCATCTCTTCCGGTTGATAAGACGCTTTTGGTTCAAAGGTCTTTCCTTGGTACATACACCAAGGTAGTTTTATTGTACGAAAAGGCTTGGTGGCTTGAAGCCGGATTCTCAGGCTTTGCGCTTTCTTCCGAATGGCCCCTCTCGTTAGTCTTTGACACTTGCGACGGCTGGTACGGGTCTGATGacccttctcttcgacCTCGCCAACACTCTCTGTCGTGTTTTGTTGTTGCCGCCAATGGTGTTGCCTTTTCAGAGCTTTCACGTGATCGAAGGGAACAAGTCGTCAAACAGCAAGTCGCTCGTATGATCGGTAGTCCCGAGTTAGTTAACAATACGATCGAGGTGCTTGAATTCCAGTGGATCAAGGAGGAGTTTAGTCAAGGTGCGCCTTGCCCTGTTACCGCAACTGGAGCTTTCACACTTTATGGTGACTCACTTGCGCGACCACACGGGCTGGTTCACTTTGCGGGTTCTGAGTTGTCAGATGTCTGGAAGGGGTACATGGAAGGTGCTATCATCTCTGGCCGGAACACTGCGAAAGAAGTTTTGGAGTTTCTTTGA
- a CDS encoding cysteine synthase has translation MVASRSANILRSVRPATLSSRAYATVAPVLSRPVNGFVGAIGNTPLIRLNRLSEETGCNILAKAEFMSPGGSIKDRAALYLVQDAEEKGLIRPGGTVVEGTAGNTGIGLAHVCRSKGYNCVIYMPDTQSQEKIDLLRMLGADVRPVPAVAFDNPQNYNHQAARYAASLENAVWTNQFDNIANRNAHIVSTGPEIWEQTDGGKLDAFICSSGTGGTLAGVTRYLTEKSNGRVEAWLADPPGSVLFNLVENGELKREGNGSITEGIGQGRVTSNLAPDLSLLSGAIHVPDSASINMIYRLLDEEGLYVGASSALNVWAAAELAKRKGKGSTVVTVLCDGAYRYQARLFSRVWLESKGLVSHIPDHLQKYIVLP, from the exons ATGGTTGCCTCTAGATCAGCAAACATCCTTCGCTCAGTCCGCCCTGCTACCCTTTCAAGCAGGGCCTATGCCACTGTCGCTCCTGTTTTAAGCAGGCCCGTTAACGGTTTTGTTGGGGCCATCGGAAACACTCCTTTG ATCCGACTCAACCGTCTATCTGAGGAGACGGGCTGCAATATCCTTGCCAAGGCCGAATTCATGTCCCCCGGTGGTTCCATCAAGGATCGAGCTGCCCTTTACCTCGTCCAGGACGCCGAAGAGAAGGGTCTTATCCGACCTGGTGGCACCGTTGTCGAGGGTACCGCTGGTAACACTGGTATTGGTCTTGCCCACGTCTGCAGGTCCAAGGGATACAATTGTGTCATCTACATGCCCGACACTCAATctcaggagaagattgactTGTTAAGGATGTTGGGTGCAGACGTCAGGCCTGTCCCTG CTGTCGCTTTTGATAACCCTCAGAACTACAATCATCAGGCTGCCCGATACGCTGCTTCCCTCGAGAACGCAGTCTGGACCAACCAGTTTGACAATATCGCCAACCGAAACGCCCACATCGTTTCTACCGGTCCTGAAATCTGGGAACAAACCGATGGCGGCAAGCTCGACGCTTTCATTTGTTCTAGTGGTACTGGTGGTACCCTTGCTGGTGTGACCAGGTATTTGACTGAGAAGAGCAACGGACGTGTTGAGGCTTGGTTGGCGGACCCTCCTGGAAGTGTGTTGTTCAATTTGGTTGAAAACGGTGAGCTTAAGCGAGAAGGTAATGGCTCTATCACCGAGG GTATCGGACAAGGTCGAGTCACCAGCAACCTTGCACCCGACCTCTCTCTCCTATCCGGCGCTATCCACGTCCCCGACTCTGCTTCCATTAATATGATCTACCGACTTctcgatgaggaaggttTGTACGTTGGTGCTTCCTCCGCTCTCAACGTCTGGGCAGCTGCCGAGCTCGCCAagcgaaaaggaaagggcagCACCGTCGTCACTGTTCTCTGTGATGGTGCTTACCG ATACCAGGCTCGTTTGTTCTCTCGAGTCTGGCTCGAATCTAAGGGCCTGGTCTCTCATATCCCGGACCATCTCCAAAAGTACATTGTTCTTCCTTAA
- a CDS encoding meiotic Sister-Chromatid recombination aldehyde dehydrogenase: MLESISSLPAWLQPYFTWLSALTLGEIWLTINNLPNRVNLTVALVILSFKLPTWVIKYNLWKNERKVVKFGYPAPKEASKQWEGKVIENPNLLSHLEDKSLLPPETGLSGSRREHITCYDPSTGYHLNTLPLHTDEEVSLQISKANNAFFSWSRTTFSQRRHFLRNVRAWVLRDMDYIVQVACRDTGKTNVDAVFGEILTSLSKIDWLLKHGEKTLSPQKRAGNLLLAHKVSYVHYHPLGTVLALVSWNYSFHNLLSPIVAALFAGNTIVVKCSEQVAWSSMWFIGGIKECLKVCGLDPEIVQLVICLSGGAEKVTRNPTFKHITFIGSETVGKKVSAAAAEIMVPTCIELGGKDPAFVLPGTDLDFFASTWMRGAFQSAGQNCIGIELFLVHRSQYSRFLEILTPRVQALRPGHDVGSLISHAPIPKLQSLLASSISSGARLLAGGQPYTHPLYPQGAYFEPTLIADVTMDMPIAKEELFAPVMTVVPYDDVNEAVEWLNKGKFGLGGGVYGKDKKECRRVAEELECGMVAINDFGVFYLNQAMPFGGVKASGHGRFGGEEGLRSLCSIKAITEDRFFSWIRTTIPRPVDFPLPEDGTAWQFLKGLVDLAYAPGIPERVTGLVNLIKASM; this comes from the exons ATGCTCGaatcaatctcttccttacCAGCCTGGCTGCAACCCTACTTTACCTGGCTCTCGGCACTTACCCTCGGGGAAATATGGCTTACCATCAACAATCTACCAAACCGGGTTAACCTTACCGTTGCGCTTgtcatcctctccttcaagctACCTACATGGGTCATAAAGTATAATTTGTGGAAAAATGAGAGAAAAGTTGTCAAATTTGGGTATCCTGCGCCTAAA GAGGCGAGCAAGCAGTGGGAGGGCAAAGTGATTGAGAACCCCAACTTGCTTTCTCATTTGGAAGATAAAAGCCTCTTGCCCCCTGAAACTGGTCTTTCAGGGAGTAGACGGGAACACATTACTTGCTATGACCCCTCTACTGGA TACCATCTGAAcactctccctctccacactgatgaagaagtatCTCTCCAGATATCCAAAGCTAAcaatgccttcttctcttggtCCCGAACGACCTTTTCCCAACGTCGTCATTTCCTTCGCAATGTTCGCGCATGGGTGCTTCGCGATATGGACTATATCGTTCAAGTTGCATGCAGGGATACTGGCAAGACCAATGTAGACGCTGTCTTTGGAGAGATTCTAACCTCTCTCAGTAAAATTGACTGGCTGCTCAAACACGGCGAGAAAACTCTCAGCCCTCAAAAAAGAGCTGGTAACTTGCTTTTAGCCCACAAAGTCTCCTACGTTCACTACCATCCTCTCGGTACTGTCCTTGCACTCGTATCCTGGAATTACTCTTTCCACAACTTGCTTTCCCCTATCGTTGCTGCCCTCTTCGCTGGCAACACTATCGTAGTCAAATGTTCAGAGCAAGTCGCATGGAGCTCAATGTGGTTCATTGGTGGAATCAAGGAATGTTTAAAGGTCTGTGGTTTAGATCCTGAGATTGTACAGCTGGTCATTTGCTTGTCTGGAGGCGCTGAGAAGGTGACTAGAAACCCGACATTCAAGCATATTACTT TTATTGGTAGCGAAACGGTCGGCAAGAAG GTCtccgctgctgccgctgagATCATGGTTCCTACCTGTATTGAGCTTGGAGGAAAGGACCCTGCATTCGTCTTGCCTGGCACTGACCTTGATTTCTTCGCCAGTACTTGGATGCGTGGGGCTTT CCAATCT GCCGGACAAAATTGCATCGGTATCGAACTCTTTCTCGTGCACCGTTCCCAATATTCTCGTTTCCTGGAAATATTAACCCCCCGCGTTCAAGCTCTCCGACCAGGACATGACGTCGGCTCCCTTATCTCCCATGCCCCCATCCCTAagcttcaatctcttctcgcctcgtccatctcctccgGCGCCAGGCTTCTCGCCGGTGGACAACCCTATACTCATCCTCTTTACCCCCAGGGCGCCTACTTTGAGCCTACATTAATTGCTGATGTGACGATGGATATGCCTATTgcgaaggaagagttgtTTGCTCCGGTGATGACGGTGGTCCCTTATGATGACGTAAATGAGGCCGTAGAATGGTTGAATAAGGGGAAGTTTGGATTGGGTGGGGGTGTGTAtggcaaggacaagaaggaatgCAGGAGAGTGGCGGAGGAGTTGGAATGTGGAATGGTTGCTATCAATGA CTTT GGCGTTTTCTACCTCAATCAGGCAATGCCTTTCGGAGGTGTGAAAGCTAGTGGTCACGGTCGTTTTG gcggggaagaaggattacGATCCCTATGTTCCATCAAGGCGATTACCGAAGACCGATTTTTCTCTTGGATTAGGACAACCATACCTCGGCCTGTCG ATTTCCCATTACCGGAAGATGGGACCGCTTGGCAGTTCTTGAAGGGTTTAGTAGACCTTGCCTACGCTCCTGGTATTCCTGAAAGGGTGACGGGGTTGGTGAATCTTATCAAGGCGAGCATGTAG
- a CDS encoding mango esterase: MARLFIPELKRIRLAVIWLGANDALLPPEPRAIDPEAYKTNLAKIVSLVPLSAKVILVSPPPYSLKGKAKDLGLEYYPGINLDRDPAHSLLYNLKARELADNLNEAGDRKGNVAFCDTRTPMEKAALEDSPGDLEGGLFKYLRDGVHLSPDGYQCMYEALLHVIKSRFPELVQEPYFFADYETVDHTQPEKYFG; this comes from the exons ATGGCCCGGCTATTCATTCCGGAACTGAAGCGCATCAGACTTGCTGTGATATGGCTGGGA GCCAACGATGCTCTCCTTCCGCCTGAACCACGAGCGATCGATCCCGAGGCATATAAAACCAACCTTGCCAAGATAGTATCCCTCGTACCACTTTCGGCCAAAGTAATCCTGGTGTCTCCTCCGCCATACTCTCTCAAGGGAAAGGCGAAAGATCTGGGACTAGAATATTACCCCGGCATTAATCTTGATCGCGACCCCGCCCATTCTTTGTTGTACAACCTCAAGGCACGTGAGCTGGCGGACAATCTCAATGAGGCGGGCGATAGGAAAGGAAACGTTGCTTTCTGCGATACACGTACGCCTATGGAAAAGGCTGCTCTGGAGGACTCACCCGGTGACTTGGAAGGAGGTCTTTTCAAGTATCTTCGTGATGGAGTTCATCTTTCGCCGGACGGCTACCAG TGCATGTACGaagctcttctccatgTTATTAAGAGCAGGTTCCCAGAGCTTGTGCAAGAGCCTTACTTTTTTGCAGACTATGA GACCGTGGACCATACCCAACC